GACCTGCCGGCCCATCGCCTGGTGGGGGGCCTGTCCGTGGGCCTGTTCGACCTGCAGGCCTTGCTGGGCATTATTTTGCTGGTGACGCTGGGCTTTGGGGCCGTGGACTGGCAGCACCCTGCCCTGATGCTGGCCGCGGCCGTCCTGGCCCACATGAGCGTGGCCGCCGGCCGGCGGGCGGAAGGCCGAGCGCCTGGACCTTTCGTGCTCGCCCTGATCAGCGTGGTGCTGGTGACCGTCGCCTATCCCGCGCCGTAAGCCGCGGGACGGCGGGCGGATCCCGGGTGGAACGCCCCGCATCGGATTGAGCGGGTGACAAGGAGGGCTTTCATGGCAAGGGCCTGGCGCAACCTGTACGTTTTTCTGATGGTCGCCTGGTTCGGCGTGATGGTCTACTACACGTTCATCCTGACGCCCACCCTGACCCGCGCCTTCCCCGGCGATTTCGGCACCATCGTCGCCACCCTCTTCCCAGGCTATTTCCGGCTGGGAGAGGTCCTGGGCCTGGTCGCCGCCCTGGCCGCTTTCATGGAGTTCCGCAACCAGCGCCGCCAGCCCGGCGGCCCGGACGCTCCCGGAGCAGGCTGGCGGCTGGCGGCGGGGCTCATGGCCCTGGCGCTGGTGATCGTCAACCGGGAAGCGGTGCTGCCGGCCGCCCATGCCGCCCGCGGAACGGCCGCTTTTGGGCCGCTGCACGGCATCTCCATGGCCATCAACCTGGCGACGGCGGCCCTGGCCCTGTTCGGCGGGGCCGGCGGGCTCTTGGCACCCGCAGCCTCGCGCCCCGGGCGGATCGCCGGGACGAACCGGCCCTGACCCCGGCCCGTGCCCCCGACCGCCGCCTCTTGAGGTCCCCCCGGCGCCGGCGGGCTCGGGCCGGCGCGACGTTACCCGCAGGCTACCATCAAGGGCCCGTTGGCTGCCCGGGCCCGTCAGCAGCCCGGGCTCCGGCCCCACCGCGCGGCCTCGCCGCGGCCGGGTTCGTCCCGCTGGGCCAGGGCGGCAATGGCTTCGGTGTAGGGCGGGCGCAGGACCCCGCGGTCGGTCACGATGGCGGTGATCAGGGAGGCGGGCGTGACGTCGAAGGCCGGGTTGAAGACGGGTGTACCCGGCGGTGCCCACCGGACGCCACCGAAGCCCGTCACTTCCTCCGGGTTTCGCTCCTCGATGGGGATCGCATCGCCCGACGGCAGGCTGGGGTCGACGGTGGACCAGGGGGCCACCACATAGAAGGGAATCCCGTGATGACAGGCCAGCACGGCCAGCATGCAGGTCCCGATCTTGTTGGCCGTATCCCCGTTGGCGGCTATGCGGTCGGCGCCCACCAGCACGGCGTCGACCCGCCCGGCCGCCATCACCGCCGCGGCCGCGCCGTCGACGATCAGGGTGTGGGGAATGCCTTCCTTCTGCAGCTCCCAGGCGGTCAGGCGGGCGCCCTGTAACACGGGCCGCGTCTCGTCGACCCACACGTGGCGCAGCCGCCCCTGCCGCCAGGCGGTGCGGATCACGCCCAGGGCCGTGCCGTGGCCGCCCGTGGCCAGGGCCCCGGTGTTGCAGTGGGTGAGCACCTGGGCCCCTTCCGGCAGGAGGTCGGCGCCGTGCTCGGCCATGCGGAGGCACATGGCCAGGTCTTCCTCCTGAATGGCCCGGGCTTCGGCTTCCAGCGCGTCCGCGACCTGGTCCGGGCCTGCGCCGGCCGACCGCAGCTGGCGGTACCGGCCTTCTATCCGGGCCAGGGCCCAGTGCAGGTTGACCGCCGTGGGCCGGGTGGCCGCCAGGCGCCGCAGGGCAGTCTCGACGACCTCCTCGAGGCCCGCCCCCTCGCCAGGGGTGCCTCCCGGTTCCAGGGCCCCTCCGCCCCGTCCCCGCGCCGCCCCAGCCGCCGCCAAGGCCACGCCGAAGGCCGCCGCGATGCCGATGGCCGGCGCTCCCCGCACCACCATGGTCTCGATGGCGCGGGCCACCTCCTCCACCGACCGGCATGCCTGCCACCTTTCCTCCGCCGGCAGCCGGCGCTGGTCGAGGAGA
This is a stretch of genomic DNA from Thermaerobacter sp. PB12/4term. It encodes these proteins:
- a CDS encoding DUF4149 domain-containing protein, yielding MARAWRNLYVFLMVAWFGVMVYYTFILTPTLTRAFPGDFGTIVATLFPGYFRLGEVLGLVAALAAFMEFRNQRRQPGGPDAPGAGWRLAAGLMALALVIVNREAVLPAAHAARGTAAFGPLHGISMAINLATAALALFGGAGGLLAPAASRPGRIAGTNRP
- the mtnA gene encoding S-methyl-5-thioribose-1-phosphate isomerase; the protein is MIRPVRYEGGVVHLLDQRRLPAEERWQACRSVEEVARAIETMVVRGAPAIGIAAAFGVALAAAGAARGRGGGALEPGGTPGEGAGLEEVVETALRRLAATRPTAVNLHWALARIEGRYRQLRSAGAGPDQVADALEAEARAIQEEDLAMCLRMAEHGADLLPEGAQVLTHCNTGALATGGHGTALGVIRTAWRQGRLRHVWVDETRPVLQGARLTAWELQKEGIPHTLIVDGAAAAVMAAGRVDAVLVGADRIAANGDTANKIGTCMLAVLACHHGIPFYVVAPWSTVDPSLPSGDAIPIEERNPEEVTGFGGVRWAPPGTPVFNPAFDVTPASLITAIVTDRGVLRPPYTEAIAALAQRDEPGRGEAARWGRSPGC